DNA from Prunus persica cultivar Lovell chromosome G6, Prunus_persica_NCBIv2, whole genome shotgun sequence:
gctgaagaaagaagaggtgaAGGTGGAGGTTGAAGACGACAGGGTGCTTCAGATCAGTGGAGAGAGGGATGTggagaaggaggagaagaacGACAAGTGGCACAGGGTGGAGCGCAGCAGCGGCAAGTTCCTGAGGAGGTTTCAGCTTCCGGAGAATGCGAAGGTAGACGAGATTAAGGCTGCAATGGAGAATGGGATTCTGAGTGTCACTGTTCCCAAAGCAGAAGTGAAAAAGGCCGATGTCAAAGCCATTGAAATCTCTGGTTAAACCACTCATAC
Protein-coding regions in this window:
- the LOC18772987 gene encoding 18.5 kDa class I heat shock protein; the protein is MSIIPSFRRSSIFDPFSLNLWDPFKDFPFPSSSSLSTLPEFSRENSAFLNTRIDWKETPEAHVFKADLPGLKKEEVKVEVEDDRVLQISGERDVEKEEKNDKWHRVERSSGKFLRRFQLPENAKVDEIKAAMENGILSVTVPKAEVKKADVKAIEISG